The DNA region TTCGATCTTCTGGCAGAGCGCGAGCAGCTCCCGGGCCGACAGCGTCGTGTCGAGCTTGACGACGCAGTTGTAGTAATCGTCGCCGCCCGCCTCGAAGGGCGCCGTGCGATACAGGCTCGACTTGCCGAGGATCGAGATGGTGCGCTGCTGCGCAAGACACACCACCGCGTCCTTCAGGGTCTGGCGTGCATCGCCGAGATTCGCCCCCAGTCCGATATATGCAACCGTCATGGCATCACTTCCTACGTCGTTCGCCGGCGAGCGCGTCAGTCGTCGGAACCGCTCGCGGTACCGCCCGCGGTGTCCGGCGCCTGCTCGGCTGCGCCTTCGTCCGGCTTGCGGTTTCGCACACCACCGCGGCGGCGCCGCTTGCGGGGCGATTTTTCCTTCGAGCCGCCCTGCGTGAGGAGTGCCTCACGAGCGGCTGCGTCGCCTTCGATGAAATCCGTCCACCACTGGCCGACAGCTGCTTCCAGCTCGCCGGATTCGCAGCGTAACAGGAGGAAATCATACCCCGCTCTAAACCTTTGGTGTTCCAGCAGCCGCATCGCGCTGCGGCCCGAGCGTTTTTCGAGGCGCAACTGCAGCCCCCAGATTTCGCGCATGTCGGCCGAGTAGCGCTTGTGGATCGCGAGCTTCTCGGTCTGCATGTCGATCACGTCGTCCATCGCGCGATGGAGCGCCGGCACCGGGATTTCGCCTTCGGCCGTGTATTGTTCGAAGCGCTGGCGCATGTCGTGCCACAGCAGCGTCGCGAACAGGAAGCCCGGCGACACCGTCTTGCCGGCGCGCACGCGCGCGTCGGTGTTGTTCAGCGCGAGCGTGATGAACTTCTCGCCCTGCGGCTGTTCGAGCACGACGTCGAGGAGCGGCAGCAGCCCGTGGTGCAGGCCTTCCTTGCGTAGACGCTGCAGGCATGCGAGCGCCTGGCCCGACAGCAGCAGCTTCAGCATTTCGTCGAACAGGCGCGCGGCCGGCACGTTGTTGATCAGGTCGGCCAACGCGTTGATCGGCTCGCGCGTGTGCGTCTCGATCTCGAAGCCGAGCTTCGCCGCGAAGCGCACCACGCGCAGCATCCGCACCGGATCCTCGCGATAGCGCGTGGCCGGATCGCCGATCATCCGCAGCAGGCGGGCGCGGATGTCGGCCATCCCGTCGTGGTAGTCGAGCACCGTCTGCGTCGACGGGTCGTAGTACATCGCGTTGATCGTGAAGTCGCGGCGCGCGGCGTCTTCGTGCTGCTCGCCCCAGACGTTGTCGCGCAGCACGCGGCCGCTTGCATCCACCGCATGCGTGCGGCGATCGAGTTCGTCGCGCTTCAGCCGCTTCGGCGGCTCGGCCGCGGCGGCTTCGGGCGGCGCGTCGACCATGGCGCGGAACGTCGACACCTCGATCAATTCCTGGCCGAACTGCACATGGACGATCTGGAAGCGGCGGCCGATCAGGCGCGCACGGCGGAACAGGCGCTGCACCTCGGTCGGCGTCGCGTCGGTCGCGACGTCGAAGTCCTTCGGCGCGATGCCGAGCAGCAGGTCGCGCACCGCGCCGCCGACGATGAACGCGCGAAAACCCGCCTGCTGCAGCGTGTCGGTCACGCGCACCGCGTTCCGCGAGATCAGCGATGGATCGATCTGATGCACGCTGGCCGGCACGACGGTCGGTTCGTGATTGCTGCGCGTTTTTTTTGCAGCGCTGCCGCGGCTACCCTTCGCGGGGCGCGGAGCGGGGGCCGTTTCGACGGCGGGCGCCTCGACGGGTGACGTTTGTTCGGCATCGTCCTGGCCGAGCAGCTTGCGAATGAATTTTTTGATCACGACGTTCAGAAGAGATCCAGGATGCGCCAGCCGCGGTTGCTTGCATGCGCACGCAGCGTGTCGTCGGGGTTGGTCGCGATCGGGTCGGTGACTTTCTCGAGCAACGGAATGTCGTTGTGCGAGTCGCTGTAGAAGTAGCTGTGTTCGAAGTCGTCCCAGTGCTTGCCGAGCGACGCGAGCCATGCTTCGGTGCGCACGATCTTGCCTTCGCGATAGCTCGGCGTGCCGGTCGGCCGGCCCGTGTACGGCGAGTCGGGGTGCCCGTCGGTCGTTTCGACCTCGCACGCGATCAGCGTGTCGACGCCGAACGCGGTCGCGATCGGACGCGTGATGAATTCGTTGGTCGCCGTCACGACGCAGCACAGATCGCCGGCATCGACGTGCTTGCGCACGAGTTCGAGCGCGGCGGGCGTCATCGCGGGGCGGATCACCTCGTGCATGTACTGCTCGTGCCATTCGGCGAGCTGCGCGCGCGAGTACTTCGCGAGCGGCGTGAGCATCGCGCACAGATACGCATGGATGTCGAGCTTGCCGGCCTTGTAGTCGGCGAAGAACTGATCGTTCTGACGCGAGAAGCTTTCCGCGTCGACGATGCCGAGCTTCACCATGAAGCGACCCCATTCGTGGTCGCTATCGGTCGGGATCAGCGTGTGATCGAGGTCAAAGAGTGCCAGATTAGTCATGGATGCGCATTTTACTCGAAGCGGTTGGGGCCTGTGCCGGGCGGTGCGATGTCGTCGCCGGGGCGCGCCAGCATCCGGCGCAGCAAGGGCAGCGTGACGGCGCGTTTCTGCTCGAGCGAGAAGCGGTCGAGCGCGTCGAGCAGCGCCATCAGGCTCGGCATGTCGCGGCGGAAATGGGTCAGCAGGTACGCGGCGATGTCGTCGGTGAGCGCGATCCCGCGCTCCTTGGCCGCGAGCTTCAGCACGGCGATCTTGCCGGCGTCGGACGGCGGCGACAGATGGAACACGAGCCCCCAGCCGAGGCGCGTGCGCAGATCCTCGCGCACGTCGAGCGCGAGCGGCGCCGCGGGACCGGCCGCGACGAACGCGCTCGACGGGTGCGCGCGGACCTCGTTGAATAGGTTGAACAGCGCGACCTGCTGCGTGTCGCTCATCCGGTCGCAGTCGTCGATCGCGTAGATGCCGATGCGCGGGTCGAACGTGAACGCGCCGAGCGGGCTCTGCGGCGTCAGGTAGCGCGCGTAGCCGTACGACGCGTCGCTCACGAGCGCCTGCAGCAAGTGGGTGCGGCCGCTGCCGGGCTCGCCCCAGATGTAGAACGACCGGTCCGGCACGGGCCCCGCCGCGAGCGCGAGGTCGAGCTTCTGAAGCCGCGAGATGAGCTCGTCGTTCTCTTCATTCATGATGAAGTTGTCGAACGTGGCGGGCGGCGGCGTGCCGAGATCGAGCGTCAGTTGACGGGACACAACAGTCACAATGCGGGTCGGTTGATGAAACGCGCGCCGTACGCCGGGCACGCGCGAGGGGCTGCTCCGGTGCCTGCACACGCGGCCGCACGCACGGCGGCACGCGGGTTTCGGCGCGGCTCGCGGAGCGATGAAAACGGGGACGTGTCGACCAAGATGCAATCCCTGACGATTCGGTGCTGGGAATTCCGGCCAACGGGCCGGCTTCGGGTAAAATCGCATTTTACCGACCTTCTCGCATTCCCCCATGAATCCTCCGAAATCCGCTCCCGACGCTCAGGGTCTGTCCTACCGCGACGCAGGCGTCGACATCGACGCTGGCGACGCGCTCATCGACAAGATCAAGCCTTTTGCGAAGAAAACCCTGCGCGACGGCGTGCTCGGCGGCATCGGCGGGTTCGGCGCGCTGTTCGAAGTGCCGAAGAAGTACAAGGAGCCCGTGCTCGTGTCGGGCACCGACGGCGTGGGCACCAAGCTCAAGCTGGCGTTTCATCTGAACAAACACGACACCGTCGGCCAGGATCTCGTCGCGATGAGCGTGAACGACATCCTCGTGCAGGGCGCCGAGCCGCTGTTCTTCCTCGACTACTTCGCGTGCGGCAAGCTCGACGTCGACACGGCCGCCACGGTCGTCAAGGGCATCGCGCACGGCTGCGAACTGTCGGGCTGCGCGCTGATCGGCGGCGAGACGGCCGAAATGCCGGGCATGTACCCGGACGGCGAATACGACCTGGCCGGTTTCGCGGTCGGCGCGGTCGAGAAGAGCAAGATCATCGACGGCAGCACGATCGCCGAAGGCGACGTGGTGCTCGGCCTCGCATCGAGCGGCATCCACTCGAACGGCTTCTCGCTCGTGCGCAAGATCATCGAGCGCGCGAACCCCGACCTGTCGGCCGATTTCCACGGCCGCTCGCTGGCCGACACGCTGATGGCGCCGACGCGCATCTACGTGAAGCCGCTGCTCGCGCTGATGCAGAAGCTGCCGGTGAAGGGCATGGCCCACATCACCGGTGGCGGCCTCGTCGAGAACATTCCGCGCGTGCTGCGCGAAGGCCTCACCGCCGAGCTCGACCAGAACGCATGGCCGCTGCCGCCGCTGTTCAAGTGGCTGCAGGAGCACGGCGGCGTCGCCGACGCGGAAATGCATCGCGTGTTCAACTGCGGGATCGGCATGGCGGTGATCGTGTCGGCGGCGGATGCCGACGCGGCGATCGCCGACCTGACGGCCGCCGGCGAACAGGTGTGGAAGATCGGCACCGTGCGTGCGAGCCGCGAAGGCGAGGCGCAGACGGTCGTGGTCTGACGCACCGCACGCAGGATGCAGCAACGAAAGCCGCCCGGAGTCGATCCGGGCGGCTTTTTTTCTGGCGCGGGCAGGCATGTCGGCGCGCCCCCGAAGGAGGAACGACGATGACCGAAGACGAACGCGCGATTCGCGAGCTGGTGGAAACCTGGTTCGTGTCGAGCCGGCGCGGCGATCTGGCGACCGTGCTCGACCTGATCGCCGACGACGCGATTTTCATGGTGGCCGGCAAGCCGCCGTTCGACAAGGCGGCATTCGCGGCCGCGTCGCGCGACGCGAACGCGGCGGCCGGCAACGGGCCGAAGGTCGATGGCCGCTACCGGATCGACGAACTGCGCGTGATGGGCGACTGGGCGTACCTGCGCAATTTCATCGAGATCGACGTGACGCCGCCGGGCGGCGACACCGTGCGCCGCTCGGGCCATACGCTGACGATCTTCCGCAAGTCGGATGGCCGCTGGCAGCTCACGCGCGACGCGAATCTCGTGACGCCTGCGCAGTGAGCGAGGTGGCGTGAGCGCTTCCGGGCGGCCGGCCGCCGGTCACGTGGACGGCCGCGGGGCGCTCGTCGGGCGCGCGCCCGCCAGCAACGGCGGCACCAGCAGATAGAGCAGCGCCGCCGCGGCCCATACGAGCCCCGGCCACGTGCCGCGGGTGGCCGCGTAGGTTGTCGTGACAACAAGCGGCCCGGCGACGCCGATCAGGCTCGCCACGCTCGCGAGCGTGCCCTGCAGTTCGCCCTGTCGGGCATCGTCGACCTGACGCGCGAGCATCGCCTGCAACGCCGGCAGCGTCATGCCGCCCGCGGCGAACAGCGGCAGCAGCGCGAACGGCACCCATGCGGCCGTCGCGAACGCGATCACCACCAGCCCGAGCGCGTCGCCCGCGAGACCCAGCGCGAGTGCGCGGCGCTCGCCGAGCCGTGCGATCAGCGGCCCGATCGCGAAGGCCTGCGCGAGCGCGTGGCACGCGCCGTAGCCGGCGAGCGACAGCCCGGCGACCGGCGTGGACCAGCCGAAATGCTCCTGGCCGTACAGAATCCACAGCGTCGCGGGCGCCTGCGACACCAGCGCGACGATCACGTAGATGCCGATCAGCGGGCCGAGCGCGGGCGCGCCGCTCAGCCGGCGCATGCCGGCGAACGGGTTGAGCGTGGCGAGCCCGCGACTTTCCCGGGCTGCGCGCGGACGCGATTCTGGCAGCGCGCGCCACACGAGCGCGAGGTTCAGCGCATTGAGGAGCGCTGCCGCGACGAACGGCGCGCGCAGGTGCAGCGCGCCGAACAACCCGCCGATCAGCGGGCCCGCTATGAAGCCGACGCCCATCATCGCGCCGAGCTGGCCGAAGCGCCGTGCGCGGTCGGGTTCGGCCGTGACGTCGGTCACGTATGCGGTTGCGACCGCGACGTTCGCGCCGGTGATGCCGGCGATCAGCCGCCCGACGTAAAGCCACGCCAGCGTCGGTGCGAGCGCCATCAGCAAGTAGTCGAGCGCGGCGCCCGCAAGCGACGCGAGCAGCACGGGCCGCCGGCCGAAGCGGTCGCTCAGCGTGCCGAGCAGCGGCGCGCACAGGAACTGGGCGAACGCGTAGAGCGCGAGGAGGATCCCGTAGTGGGTGTCGGTGCTGCCGGCCCCCGCGAGTGCGCGGAGCAGCCCGGGGAGGATCGGCATCACGATCCCGACGCCGATCGCGTCGAGCAATACCGTGGCGAGGATGGCAATCAGGGATGGATTCAAGGCGACCACTCTATCGGTGATAGAGTGACGATTATTCCATAGTTTTCCCTATCGGTGATAGAGATGAAGGACACGAGTACGCGGCTGACGCGCGACACGGTGATGCGCGCGGCGCTCGATCTGCTGAACGAGGTCGGTATCGACGGGCTGTCGACGCGCCGGCTCGCGGAGCGGCTCGGCGTGCAGTCGCCGACGCTGTACTGGCACTTCCGGAACAAGGCCGAACTGCTCGACGCGATGGCCGAGGCGATCATGCTCGAGCGCCACGGCGCGTCGCTGCCGCGGCCGGGCGACACATGGGATGCGTGGCTTCTCGAGAATGCGCGCGGTTTCCGTCGCGCGCTGCTCGCCTATCGCGACGGCGCGCGCCTGCATGCCGGTACGCGGCCGCGCACGCTGCATTTCGATTCGATTGAACGAAAGGTGGCGTTGCTGGCCGACGCGGGCTTTGCGCCGGACGAAGCGGTCGACGTGATGTATGCGCTCGGCCGCTTCGTGGTCGGTTGGGTGCTGGAAGAGCAGGCGGAAGCGGAGCGCGAAACCGACACGACGCTGCCTGACACGGCCGAGCATCCGCTCCTCGCGCAGGGCTGGACTGCGCTGCGCGAGCGTGGCGGCGACGAAGCGTTCGAGCGTGGCGTTGCGTTGATCGTTGATGGTGCGCGTGCGCGTCTGGCGGCGCGCCAGCGCGGCGGTTGATCCGCGCCCGCGCTCGGCTCAGGTCGGCAGTCTGTCGTCCAGCACGCGTTCGAGCGTGTCGAGTGCGAGCGCCGTCGCATCCGGCGCGACACAGTCGACGACGATCCGCTCGGGCATCGCGCGCAGCCAGGTGATCTGCCGTTTGCACAGCTGGCGCGTCGCGAAGATGCCCTTGTCGCGCATGGTCCGGTAGTCGGTGTCGCCGTCGAGGAATTCCCATGCCTGCCGGTAGCCGACGCAGCGCATCGACGGCAGGCCGAGATGCAGATCCTCGCGGCGGCGCAGCCGTTCGACCTCGTCGATGAAACCCGCGTCGAGCATCGCGTCGAAGCGTTGCGCGATGCGCGCGTGCAGCACCGCGCGGTCCGACGGTTCGAGCGCGACCGGCACGAAACGGTACGCGGCGGCCTCATCGTCCGCGCGCCGCGGCGCGGCGAGCAGCACCGACATCGGCTGCCCGCTCAGCAGGAACACTTCGAGCGCGCGCTGGATCCGCTGCGAATCGTTCGGCGCGAGCCGCGCGGCCGTCGCCGGGTCGACCTGCGCGAGCCGCGCATGCAGCGCGGGCCAGCCGTCGCGCGCGGCGTCGGCGTCGAGCTCGGCGCGCACGGCCGGATCGGCGGTCGGCAGGTCGTTGAGGCCCTGCGTCAGCGCCTTGTAGTACAGCATCGTGCCGCCCGCGAGCAGCGGCGTGCGGCCGCGCGCGGCGATCTCGCCGATCAGGCGCAGCGCGTCCGCGCGGAATTCGGCCGCCGAATACGCATCGGCCGGGTCGATGATGTCGATCAGATGGTGCGGCACGCGCGCGCGTTCGTCGCGCGTCGGCTTCGCGGTGCCGATATCCATGTCGCGGTAGACGAGCGCCGAATCGACGCTGACGATCTCGATCGGCCGGCGCGCGGCCAGCGCCAGCGCGGCGGCCGTCTTGCCCGACGCGGTGGGGCCGAGCAGGCAGGTGATCGTCGTCGGACGGGACTGCGGTGAAGCGCTCATTGGCCGCGCATGAAGAGGCGGTCGAGATCGTTCAGCGTGAGCTGATACCAGGTCGGCCGGCCGTGATTGCACTGGTCCGCGCGTTCGGTCGCTTCCATCTGGCGCAGCAGCGCGTTCATCTCGTCGAGCGTCAGGCGCCGGTTCGCGCGCACCGCGTGGTGGCAGGCGAGCGTGCCGAGCAGTTCGTGCTGGCGCTCGGTGAGCACGCGCGAGCCGCCGAATGCGTGCAGGTCGGCGAGCACCGCGCGCGCGAGCGACTGCAGGTCCGCATCCTTCAGCAGCGCGGGCACCGCGCGGATCGCGAGCGTCGTCGGCGACAGCACCGCGAGGTCGAAGCCGAGCGATTCGAGCGTGTCGCGCTCTTCCTCGACCGTGCCGATCTCGACCGGCGTCGCCGTCATCGAGATCGGCAGCAGCAGCGACTGCACGGCGATCGTGCGGTCGGCGAGCGCGTTCTTGAACTGTTCGTACAGGATCCGCTCGTGCGCCGCATGCATGTCGACGATCACGAGGCCGTGCGCGTTTTGCGCGAGCACGTAGATGCCGTGGATCTGGCCGAGCGCGAAGCCGAGCGGCTGCTCGTCGTGCGCGGTGGCCGCGAGCGGCGACGCGACGAAGCCCGGCGGCATGGTCGGCGCGCTCGCCGAATCGTGCGCGATGACGGTCGTGCCGTCCGGCGTGCCGGCGCCCGTGTCCTTGCGGCCGAACAGCGCGTCGTAGAGCGCGAGCGGCTGCGCGACCGGCAGCGTGCCCTGCGTCATGCGCGCCTGGCGCATCCACGTGTTGCCGGCCGACGATGAGGATGACGACGGCGACGAGAAGCCGCTGCCGCCCGTGCCGCTGGCGGCGCCCAGGCCGAGCGGCGTATTCAGGAACGACGCGGGGCCGCCCGGCGCCGGCGACAGTTGCGCGGCGTGGCCGCCCGCGGTGGTTTCCGGCGACGCGCCCGCATGGCGGGCGAGGGCGCGCTGGACCGCGTGGAACACGTACTGGTGGATCGAGCGCGAATCGCGGAACCGCACTTCGATCTTCGACGGGTGCACGTTCACGTCGACGGCTTCGGGCGGCAGGTCGAGGAACAGCACGTACGACGGGTAGCGGTCGCCGTGGAGGACGTCCTCGTACGCCGCGCGCACCGCGTGCGTGAGCAACTTGTCGCGCACGAAGCGGCCGTTGACGAAGAAGTATTGCTGGTCGGCGCGGCCGCGGCTCGCGGTCGGCAGGCCCGCGCAGCCGTAGACGGCCAGCGGCCCCGCCTGCTCGTCGAGCGGCAGGTGCGCGGTGGCGAAGCCGTCGCCGAGGATCTTCGCGACGCGCTGCGCGGGTTCGGTCGCGTTCCAGTGCTCGACGGCCTTGCCGTTGTGCAGCACCGAGATCGCGACGTCCGGCCGCGCGAGCGCCGCGCGGCGGATCATTTCGAGGCAGTGGCCGAACTCGGTCTGCTCGCTTTTCAGGAACTTGCGGCGCGCGGGCGTGTTGAAGTACAGCTCGCGCACCTCGATCGTCGTGCCGACCGCACCGGCGGCCGGCGACAGCGCGCCCGTGGTCGCGTCGATCTTCGTCGCATGGGCGACCTCCGCCGTGCGGCTCGTGATCGACATCTCGGCGACCGACGCGATCGACGCGAGCGCTTCGCCGCGAAAACCCAGCGTCGCGACCGCCTCGAGCTCCTCGAGCGAGCGGATCTTGCTGGTCGCGTGGCGCATCAGCGCGAGCGGCAGTTCGTCGGGCGGAATCCCGCAGCCGTCGTCGGTAATCGAGATGCGCTTGACGCCGCCTTCCTCGAGCACGATGCGCAGCGTCGTCGCGCCGGCGTCCATTGCGTTCTCGAGCAGCTCCTTGACGACCGACGCCGGGCGTTCGACGACCTCGCCGGCGGCGATCTGGCTGATCAGCTGGTCGGGCAGGGGCTGGATCGCGCGCAGCGGGCGCGCGGCGGGGGCGGGCGCGGCGCCCGCGGCCGTTTCGGTGATTTCGGACATGGCGGAATTATAGCGAGGCGGCGGATGCCTGCCGGCGCCGCCGGTGGTTACGTTTTTTCACGGAGCCTTAAGGTAGTTTCGGTATGATGGCTCCGTTCCGCGCGCCGCCTTGGCTGGCGGGCGCTTCCGCTTTTTCCGGCCGTCACGGCCTTTTCGCCTTCGAGGAATCGCATTTGGATACGCTGCTTCATTTCGTCAACCTGGTCCTGCATATCGACGCGTTCCTCGGCGACTTCATCCGGCAGTACGGCGCATGGGTGTATCTGGTGTTGTTCCTGATCGTGTTTTGCGAGACGGGGCTCGTCGTGCTGCCGTTCCTGCCCGGCGATTCGCTGCTGTTCATCGGCGGTGCGTTCGGGGCGACGGGCGACATGAACGTCGTCGTGCTGATCGTGCTGCTGCTGGTCGCGGCGATTGCCGGCAATACCTTGAACTACGTGATCGGCCGCTGGGTCGGGCCGAAGGTGTTCAATACCCATATCCCGGTGCTCGAACGCTTCCTCGACCGCGCGGCGCTGGAGAAGACCCACTCGTTCTACGACAAGCACGGCGGCAAGACGATCGTGCTCGCGCGCTTCATTCCGGTCGTGCGCACGTTCGCGCCGTTCGTCGCCGGGGCGTCGTCGATGAGCTTCGCACGCTTCCAGCTGTTCAACGTGATCGGCGCGCTGGTCTGGGTGCTGCTGCTGGTGCTGCTCGGTTACTTCTTCGGCAATATCCCGTTCATCCGCCAGTATCTGAACGTGATCGTCCTGGTGGGGATTGGCGCGGCAATCGTGCCGATCGCGTTCGGCGCGCTGTGGAAGCTGGTGCGCGGGCGGCACTCCGGCGATGCGCGCAAGACGGGCGGGCGCTGAGCCGGCACGTTTCGCTTCGGCGCAGTAACAAGCGTGGCGGTTGCCACGCTTTTTTTTCGTCCGTGCGGTTCAGGTGGTGCGATGCGCGAGCGGCGTTTCGGGCGTCGGGTATTGCGCGTCGCGGAACGTCTCGAGGATCACGCGGTTGGTATCGCAGTACACCTGCCAGTAGTTCTCCGGCTGCGTCGACGGGCGCACGAACAGCAGCGGGCCTTCCGGCGTGAACTGCAGCACGCCGACGTCCGGCGCCGGCACCTTCAGCACGTTCGGGATCACCTGGATCTGCGTCTTCAGGCGGTTGATCGCGTCGACGGCATCGACGCTGTTGGCGATCTTCGCGGTCAGGTCGACGCGGCGATGCGGCGATGCGCTGTAATTCGCGATGTTGTCCGAGAAGATCTTGTTGTTGCCGACGATCGTCACGATGTTGTCGGCGGTGATGATCGTCGTGCCGAACAGGCCGAGCTCCTTCACCGTGCCCGTGACGCCGCCCGCGCTGATCACGTCGCCGATCTTGAACGGACGCAGCACCTGCATGAACACGCCGGCGGCGAAGTGGGCGAGCAGGCCGCCCCAGGCGGTGCCGATCGCGAGGCCGAGGCCGGCGAGCAGTGCGGCGAACGACGTGGTCTGAACGCCGAAGATCTGCAGGATCGCGAGGATCAGCAGGATCGTCAGCAGCACGCCGACCACCGAGGTCAGGTAGTCGGTGAGCGTCGGGTCGACCTTGCCGCTGCGGCGCACGACCTTGCCGAGCAGGCGGGTGCCGAGGCGGATCGCCCAACGGCCGATGAACCATAAGACGACTGCGGCGAGGAGGTTCAGGCCGAGGTCGAGGCCGCGGGTCATCAGGAATTGCTGGGCGGTTTCCAGGTTCGGCATGGGGGCTCCGGGGTGAGAGGTGACGGGATACTCGTCGCGGAAAAGGTCGCACTTTTATAGCCGAGCTGGTTTGCTCTGGCAACTTCGCTGAACATCCGGACCTGCAGCGCTTCGTCGACGTGTTCGACGACGTTCACGTCGTGTCGGCCCTTGCACGCTTCTTCGGCGTGCGCCGCACGATCGGCCAGTTGCTGCGCGGACTGGCGCTCGAGACGGAAATTCCGGCGACGAAGCGTTCGCAGATCCTCGTCGCGCATTGCGCGTCCGACGAGCGCCAGCGGGGCACGGGCGTCTTCACCGCATTGTTTCGCGATGCGCTCGATACCGGCGCGCTGCCGGACGACGGCAGTCGCGACATCGTGCTCGACGTGCTGACCCGCAACGAGCGCGCAGCCTTTACGAACGACTTGGTTTTACCGCGGTACCGAGGCATCGCGCTCGATCGCCCCGGTTGCCGGGCGGGGCTCGATTCGATCAGGATGCGATTCGAGCACCGTAGTTGACCGCACTTGCGCAGGCCGATCGCCTCATTACGGCTCGCGGGAATGCTGGGCTGACGATTGTTGAACGAGGGCGGCTTACGGCGCGCCGACGTCGGTATCCAGGGGCAATTTCTGCATGATCGTAGCGATGCATTCCGATGGGCTCGTTTCCGCTGTCCGCACGTGCACTTCAGGGGACAACGGGTTTTCATAGGCGGAGCCGATGCCGGTGAATTGCGGGATGGCTCCCTGCCTCGCCAGCACATACAGCCCCTTGGGATCGCGCGCCTCCGCTACCTCCAACGCAACGTCGACGAAGACCTCGATAAACGTGCCGGGCGCAAAGCGCGCGCGAGCTCTACTGCGCGCGTCCCGGAAAGGCGAGATCAGGGCAGCGATCACGATGAAGCCGGCATCCATCATCAACCGGGCAACTTCGGCCGTCCGCCGGATATTTTCGCGACGATCGGCATCGCTAAATCCGAGATCCTGATTCAGCCCGTTACGGAGCGTATCGCCATCCAGCAGATACGTGCGGAGCCCGCGCGCATCGAGTTGCTGCTTCAGCAGATTCGCGAGCGTGGATTTACCGGCACCGGAGACTCCAGTCAGCCATACCACAAAAACTTTCTTCTGTTTCATACCGGAACGCACGGATTGACT from Burkholderia ambifaria AMMD includes:
- the mutL gene encoding DNA mismatch repair endonuclease MutL, with the translated sequence MSEITETAAGAAPAPAARPLRAIQPLPDQLISQIAAGEVVERPASVVKELLENAMDAGATTLRIVLEEGGVKRISITDDGCGIPPDELPLALMRHATSKIRSLEELEAVATLGFRGEALASIASVAEMSITSRTAEVAHATKIDATTGALSPAAGAVGTTIEVRELYFNTPARRKFLKSEQTEFGHCLEMIRRAALARPDVAISVLHNGKAVEHWNATEPAQRVAKILGDGFATAHLPLDEQAGPLAVYGCAGLPTASRGRADQQYFFVNGRFVRDKLLTHAVRAAYEDVLHGDRYPSYVLFLDLPPEAVDVNVHPSKIEVRFRDSRSIHQYVFHAVQRALARHAGASPETTAGGHAAQLSPAPGGPASFLNTPLGLGAASGTGGSGFSSPSSSSSSAGNTWMRQARMTQGTLPVAQPLALYDALFGRKDTGAGTPDGTTVIAHDSASAPTMPPGFVASPLAATAHDEQPLGFALGQIHGIYVLAQNAHGLVIVDMHAAHERILYEQFKNALADRTIAVQSLLLPISMTATPVEIGTVEEERDTLESLGFDLAVLSPTTLAIRAVPALLKDADLQSLARAVLADLHAFGGSRVLTERQHELLGTLACHHAVRANRRLTLDEMNALLRQMEATERADQCNHGRPTWYQLTLNDLDRLFMRGQ
- a CDS encoding DedA family protein; the protein is MDTLLHFVNLVLHIDAFLGDFIRQYGAWVYLVLFLIVFCETGLVVLPFLPGDSLLFIGGAFGATGDMNVVVLIVLLLVAAIAGNTLNYVIGRWVGPKVFNTHIPVLERFLDRAALEKTHSFYDKHGGKTIVLARFIPVVRTFAPFVAGASSMSFARFQLFNVIGALVWVLLLVLLGYFFGNIPFIRQYLNVIVLVGIGAAIVPIAFGALWKLVRGRHSGDARKTGGR
- the cysC gene encoding adenylyl-sulfate kinase codes for the protein MSGSQSVRSGMKQKKVFVVWLTGVSGAGKSTLANLLKQQLDARGLRTYLLDGDTLRNGLNQDLGFSDADRRENIRRTAEVARLMMDAGFIVIAALISPFRDARSRARARFAPGTFIEVFVDVALEVAEARDPKGLYVLARQGAIPQFTGIGSAYENPLSPEVHVRTAETSPSECIATIMQKLPLDTDVGAP
- a CDS encoding mechanosensitive ion channel family protein; this translates as MPNLETAQQFLMTRGLDLGLNLLAAVVLWFIGRWAIRLGTRLLGKVVRRSGKVDPTLTDYLTSVVGVLLTILLILAILQIFGVQTTSFAALLAGLGLAIGTAWGGLLAHFAAGVFMQVLRPFKIGDVISAGGVTGTVKELGLFGTTIITADNIVTIVGNNKIFSDNIANYSASPHRRVDLTAKIANSVDAVDAINRLKTQIQVIPNVLKVPAPDVGVLQFTPEGPLLFVRPSTQPENYWQVYCDTNRVILETFRDAQYPTPETPLAHRTT